Part of the Impatiens glandulifera chromosome 8, dImpGla2.1, whole genome shotgun sequence genome is shown below.
attgtttgtttgtttatttgttttttttttataattaagtttgttTGTGTATTTagatggaaaaaaaattaagacaaGAGTGgaagaatgatatttttttttgagtttgtgaatatatatatgtatgtgagtatatttataattaaatatattttttttgaggaatttaaaaaaaaaaaaaaatagaatggtGAAGAGATAGGATTGTGGAGTAGATAATAATTGATTGTTTTAGATAGGGTTTGATTTATGTCATTGTTACTTAAAAGATTGGGATtactataatttaattcatgatagtgatacttatttttaattatttgatttttaataataataaaataataataaaataaagtgagTTATATGGGTTTGTAATGAGTTgtagtatttttatatttataaaatttataataaatattttaatttttaataaaaaaaagtaactaacatgaaaatttaaaactatataatatatatacattgatTGAAGTGCCTATGGGCCCTGGTTTATCTGTCACTCTTTTGTCTCTTTATGAATTTTGaacttaaaattaaatgaaaacttCACAAATATCACTTTCTGTCTCACCATAAAgatatctaattattttttttgggggtaaaatagaatatttgttattaaattgattgaaaaaaatgtcatatttatctAAACAAATGAGAATGacagttaattttattttcttctttttgaattaaatttggtTAGTCATTCTTATTGTTTCTTTAGAAtagtttacaaaaataaaatcaaataacaagATTGAGGATTCATAATAGGATAGTATAAAGAGTTCATAATCCATTCCATTTTTAAAATTGCTTTGGAAGTATTTAAACacattgaaaacaaaatttcgGGATTGTTCTCACATCGTGCTCTTACAAGATCgcataaaagaataattttgttAGCATCGCAATGGAGGCAACAGTCCCACCAATCAAACACGAACTAAGAAGTCCGAGCCTCATCCTCGGGCTAAGCCGATTCAAGCAACATATGGACGATTCGAGAATGTATTCCCCATCGAGAAAATATACCTAACCAAAATTCAATTGCCCATCATCTATCgcatacaataaaaatatagcAACCAAAACAAATATGACAAAAAGGTAACATACCGGGAGGCTATTAAGAAGAGCTAGCGCAACAGAGACATAACACGTGCATAACAAAAACTTTTCGAGAAAATTTGGTAAACGATTTGCCCACTTGAAAAACAGAAAACGGGGTTGATATGAAGTTAGTTTAATCGACGGGGTAATGGAGATCAAATCCCCAGTGACAATAAAGCTCCCCTTACAACTGCTGCCCATTTCCAAATTCCAACATCCGGGCAGATAAGGACTCGAATATGTGACCTCGATCCATGAAACCCCGGGAATCTGGACCGGAGTCAAGCAAGATTCTTCCTGAATCAATAAGTTATTGTTATCAAAAGATGTATTGGATTGTTTTTCTTCTCAATTTGGGAACACTTGTCATTTTTGTTCAGTACtagaaataacaaataaattttacgaACTCGTTTGATGTGGGGtgttttgggttatttgaaagttatgaaatcaaaataatgtgatgaaaaagtgatttttttgagattgatggatgaaatgatgaagagttatttgagattgattcaaataacccaatcaAAACAAGGCCTAAGACTAATTTCCAAATATATgtcttcatttgaaaacactttctaGGTAGAGTATAGGTCTGAATCCGAATCTAGATGAGAAAATTGAATATCTCAACCAGATACGATTCTACATTCAAAATTGATATATCAAATTTCATGAGTGTTCGATTCTTTACCTCTAAGCATGGGCAATGGCTTGTATTTCTAAAGGGCAGCTGCATCCGACCGTCGCCACATTTCTTAAGATTGATAACTTCAGCGGCCACCAAGCAAATCAATGATCTTTTTCTTTGTCGGTTATCCTCCTCTTCAGTGATGTCAGTCAAACAAGGAATATTAGTGAAGGCTGCAAAGTCGGGAGGACATGTAAATTGGTCAGCAGAAACTTGAACATCCTTGATTTCTTCTTCTAGTCGTATCATAGATCGGGAAACGCAGTATCCCTTATTATTTCCATTTGCAATCATAAATTGAGAATTATGAGATTCATTGAAGCTTTGAAAAGTTTGATCATGTAACTTTGCAGCAACCGAACTCCATTCTTGAGCGGTATGGATGCGTATACCATCCAATGAAGTAATCAAATCGCCCGGATACAAAATTCCAGAAAAATGGGATGAAGGAGACACATCTAAAACCTGGTATAACAATCTTGAACATGTTAGAGATGGTGAAAGAAGCATTAGATAGTTAACTAGTCATAGTAATGGGTTTTTTCGGTTCAATCCAACTTGTGAATCAGTCTAGAAGAACCCAACTTCATTTACTGACCAAAAAAATTAACGTTAGGTTGTTTTGTCATATAGAGAAAATCACGTTGATCATCATCTacaaaaatctacatttattatgtttgtcaaaaattaccaaataaagcaaaaaaaaataacactatAATGCAGACATGATCTATAATAAAATTTGGGTATAACAAATGAAGCAACGAAATCACTGTAATCACTTATTCCAGACGAAagaaaacaatttcaattttaacttcGGTGATtttccaaataggctcaatATGTGTTACAACTACATTTTTGGCTATTTCTTGTTCTAATAGATTTAGAACTAAAACATTACTACAATAAACCAAAGAAAACATAGAATCCTAAACTAGCAAAAGGTATAAAGGTTTGACTCTGGATAAGGCATGGGTCGCGATATAAGAGATTAGGGTATGTGTTTGGTTACGATTGGGAAAAGGGCAGCAGTGCTTACCTAATTCGCCCATAAATGGTCTCTACTTgtaaaattaattgttaatcTATATTTATCCAATAAAATCACGAGTATCTATAGGAACTTACCATTGGGGCATCACCGTATAtgaagagtggatgaagaagaATGGGTAGCAGGAGTAAAGCCAATCCACAAACGAGGCAACACTGCAAAAATGAAACCAAATATCGGTTTGGAGCGAGACACAAGAGTATAGCATGGATTTTTTGTTACCAACCACATCTGTTACATTAGCCAAAAAATGcaataatctaaaaatataatatgatcatgaaaagaaaagaaattgcataccaaatgaagcaagaAAAAACACTATATAATCTGAATCATGATTCAAAATGAAATTTCAGTTTAAAGATCGTGACTTACAACTGCATTATGCCAGATTCCAGCACAATAAATGCGAAGAGCAGTTAACCGTGGAATTGTTTCAAGCACATCATAATTGAAAGACACCAAAGCTCCAGGACATAGAAATGCTATAAACACTGCAACATATTCCATCTTTATACCCTCACTGCTAATCAACATTAGATTCAATACCTGCAGTTTCAGTATTGAGATCTATACAATACGGTCATAAACACAAACATTTATGTCCAATTCAAATAGAACTCAACCTTGCTGCCGCAAGAGCATGTCCAAATTCATGAGCTGAAACAGATATGATTGTAGACAAACACACATGTCCAAAGTCATTAATACTGATTCGCCAAACctgtttgtaaaaaaaaagaacTTCATTAGAGTTTAAGCTGTTACAAGATTATGAATTGTTGAAAAAGACTAACCGGAGAGATGCCAAACAAAGAATTGCTCGGATTTCCATTCTCATCAAGTATATGAACAAAATTGAGATATTCCCATAGAAAAAGAATCTGGAAACAACagacaaaaaaaattcagaTGAAAATGACAATTAGAAAGAAGATGATTTCAGAGTACTCACCATAGTAACTGCAATTACACAGGTTAGACTGAAACCAACGCCAACAGAGAACCAAGCTTTGAGAAATCTGTAGAAATTGATTGTCAAAATAAGAACTTGAGAAgagggttaatgaagaaattgaGAAATACCTAGGATATCGTTGCCCTAAATTGTATAAAGGTTGATTCAGTAGTGATATCTTGAAATCGCAGTACCAACAGGAAATGGTGTTGGATAGATTGGTATAGCGAATGGGAAGTAAGTTTCGTTTTTGTCCCCGCCCAAATCTCCTTTGCCGCCTTCCTTCCATCGCCATGGAAACGACTGGATAAAGCTTCAATCTTTGCCTATTTCAACTGCTCAAAATAGTCAATGTGCGAAGGCCTAAGTGAGATAATAGTCATTAGGGTACAGTTCGTTTTAAGGGTCGCCGCCTATGAGCcccattttttttgtttatttgttgttCTAGcctattcttatatatatttaatagtattttgCTTGTACTCAATTTATtcgaatttatttattttagtttattcgTCAAAAGAGTGaagtagagaaaaaaaaaattgtatttaaaatagttttgaaattGGCCCGAAAGTTGGGGTGAACTAGTCGTCAAATCGAGTTGGGTTGATCAAAAAATCGGAAATGCAATGTCATGTTGGACCGGAAATTCGGCAGCCCGAACTAAACCAGCagatttatcattttttttctcacttatCACTCTCTCAATTCTCCTATGCCCATTTTAGTTAGGATGACAATGAGAACTAATTCTCAAACTAATTCCGTTCAACTTTCAAAACTAACATATTTGTTCattcatttattctcaaactaacataatttattatttaaattcatttaaaaaaaagtatttattacatttaaattcattatatatatatatatatttaaattattatttttataaatttgatatatttaaattattgttttataaattaaattatttatattttaatatattttttaaattattatttttataaatttcattatttatattttaattattatttatataatataatagatattttCTTTAACcttctaataaataaatgataaatactaataaatttaaaatatcttaatcataataatataataattaaccatcCATAAAAACGATTATAATCatcatttctctaaattatTGACGATTTTGTTCAAGACATCATTGGCTCTCGTGTGACTTTCTTGGCCACACCTCCCACAAATGATGGTCTTTCGTGAGTTATTTATTTCGGTTCGAATACATTAACTTTAACCTCATtggtttttcttctttctcaaattttcaattGGAATAAGATTACCATATTTCTCTCAATCATGTGTTAATGGGAATATCCAATACGATTTATTAGGTATGGGTGAAAATCATACTGTCACATTTTAAAAAGTGTTGTTAGATTGTGATATTATCGATGTATTGAACTCAATCGAAATTGCACACTATACAACCAACAACTATATGCGAACATGGAGAGTGATATTGACATTATTTTCCATAAGAACAAAAACATTTACATAGGTCAACAATATGTTTGTTGCCACCTTTCCAAGAACCATTATTCGTTCTGTAACGTGTAGTAGTCACTTCAAAGATTTCACTTTGCTCATTGTTTGGAATAATTGTGTGTGTTGATACCCTGCTTtcgatttttcaaataattttcttgATACTTTACAATAAGTATGCCCATTTTGAAGATCATTCAAAGTTTGAGTACACCTTTCTACAACAAGTTTTACAgagtgataatatatatattccaccATTGACGTGATCGGAAGAAAACGAGCAGACCTTAAGATACCATTAAAACTTTCGACCATATTTGTTGTTGCTTGACTGTAACGATATCCTTCATTGTTAGACATAGTCTATATCTCTAATGGAATATTTAGTAACCAATTTTTAGCATCGGGATTAAGCTCTTTGATTTGTCTTATCGCATCTTCAAATTTTCTCACTTAACTATTATTTTCAGTCACCCAACATAACATCTTCAAATGTGATCTAGGATAAGCTGAACTAAAATTACTACAAACATGGTAGAGATAAAAACGATGTATACTTATATCTCTAGTAAAGCTATTTTGTTCTTTCTTCAGTGCTTCAATGATTCCGGCATGACGGTATGAAATTATGCACGCTCCCGTTCTACTTCGACATATAAATCTATGAAGGCGACGTAGAAACCAGGACTAGTTGGCAGTTGTTTCTTCATTGACTAAAGCATAAGCAAGTGGGTATTGATGGTTATTGGAATCAAATCCCATTGTAACTAATAACTCCATTATACTTTCCTTTCAAGAATGTACTGTCAATACTGATAATTGGTCGAGCATGTTGCCACCCATTAGCTATCGATTTGAATGCCCATCATACACACTTAAACACCGACGTGTGGAGTTTTGTAACATTGACCACAACTTCAATCGAAGCACTCATGCTTGGATTAAAATGCATCAAAACACTTAAAAATATAGGAAGTTTAGAATAAGAGGTCGTCCAATCACCATACACCTCTGATATTGCCTTTTGTTTTTCCAACCAAGCCTCTTGTAGCTAACATGATATTTATACATTTCCAGTATTTGATTCCTTATGTTATTCACTTTCAAGTATGTATGGACCTTCCATTAcctaaatacataaatttaaagtaataaataaCAACTCAAAATATGTAAAAGATCAAAATATTCAATACTAGAAATATTCTTATTTGTTGCTATATAACACTTCTAATTAGTTTTGAACTAAGTTTTTTATGGTCTCTTTGGATTGTTCTCAAAAGACAGTTGTGTTGAGCATGAAATTTAGTGATTTGAAACAGCtcagatatggttcaaactttagAATATCCATGTACACATGTATAATGTTGAAGCTCTTAGTCATTTGTAGGTTTATTTGATAGactattatatatggacccattACTGAAGGATGAGAACATCTTTCCTTTACTAGAATTAACATTGAGGTGCATCATCGAAACACATTGCCATATAAAATGGCAGTGATTAACAAAAAAGGAAAATCTAATGTCATGagaatcacttatgagtggaggccacaCATGTGTTCATTCTGTAATACTTTTTAACATGTCAGCACGAAATGTGCTCAAGCTAAGGAAGAAGAGCAAATAATACTAAAAGGcaaggaagaaaaaaataaaaataaataaaaaagaggaGTCTAACATCAAAGAGCGAAATGTGATGGAAGAGTATGAAGTTGAAGTCAATGAGAACTCTGAAAAGGAAAAAAGCATTATTGAAGGAAAGAGGGTAAAGGAGATTCTGATTAAGAAGATGATATATGTTATAATGAAACAGAGattgaggaagaagaaggaagttGATTTTTAAACAAATCAAGTTGTAGTAGAGGAAACtagagaggaagatactcagaCTAATATACTTGAAGTAGTGGATATCAAAGTTGATATAGAGAAGACCAAAACTGATGTTGAAGGTAACAAAGACAATAATTCTGAAATTCGAGTAGAGAACAACAAAGATAAGAACCTTGAAGtcctaaaaaaaactcttaCTATCAGATTAGCACGGGTTTGTACAAATAGAAATTACACAATAGAAATAAGCAAgcatcatcatcgtcttcaattcaatctcttTACATCgcaagaggaagaggaaggggaagggaATGGAAAGAATGACTTATGACGCAAcatgtttatatgaaaataaacacCCTAATTAGGGTAGTtatgatttgtttttaattgtattctttttgtttgtaatctttgttgtttgtttttgcgaatgctactaattagttttttaaggtcttttgattgtcatttttaatcatagctagggtttgtctagctttgattcttgaccctccaacttttgagattttttatgaaattgtattaatcgtttttcaaaaaaaaacatgataattTCTTGATTCTCTTATGTGGTTTAATTTTATTGGATCTATTGTAGTTTGCTTATCTACAAAATATTGACCTTCAAATAGATCATTGCTAAGCGgattaaaattaggaaaatgaCATGAATTATACATGGCATCGTTGTTGAGGATCTCCT
Proteins encoded:
- the LOC124911551 gene encoding membrane-bound transcription factor site-2 protease homolog, which produces MAMEGRRQRRFGRGQKRNLLPIRYTNLSNTISCWYCDFKISLLNQPLYNLGQRYPRFLKAWFSVGVGFSLTCVIAVTMILFLWEYLNFVHILDENGNPSNSLFGISPVWRISINDFGHVCLSTIISVSAHEFGHALAAASEGIKMEYVAVFIAFLCPGALVSFNYDVLETIPRLTALRIYCAGIWHNAVCCLVCGLALLLLPILLHPLFIYGDAPMVLDVSPSSHFSGILYPGDLITSLDGIRIHTAQEWSSVAAKLHDQTFQSFNESHNSQFMIANGNNKGYCVSRSMIRLEEEIKDVQVSADQFTCPPDFAAFTNIPCLTDITEEEDNRQRKRSLICLVAAEVINLKKCGDGRMQLPFRNTSHCPCLEEESCLTPVQIPGVSWIEVTYSSPYLPGCWNLEMGSSCKGSFIVTGDLISITPSIKLTSYQPRFLFFKWANRLPNFLEKFLLCTCYVSVALALLNSLPVYFLDGEYILESSICCLNRLSPRMRLGLLSSCLIGGTVASIAMLTKLFFYAIL